In the Tamandua tetradactyla isolate mTamTet1 chromosome 24, mTamTet1.pri, whole genome shotgun sequence genome, AGAGTGGATGGGATTGTAGGCCACGGGCGGAGGGGCTCGGATGTTGGAGGAGAACTTCCAACTGGCCGGCAGGGATGGAGACGGAGACTGAGCCCGAGCGGCGTGGGCCTGCACCGTGTCTGAATCCACCACGTACTTCTCCATTCTGGACTGCCTTTTAGCAAAGAGCTGGGCTCCTTTCCCACTCATTCCCGGAAGCTCACTGGATGGTGCCCCTGCACCGGAATGAGCAGCATTGACTGTTGGTGTGGGAGCTACCGGCTTGGCTGTGTAATTCTGACTGGCAACTGCCGCTTGTGGTCCTTTGAAGGGACCGGCCAGATGCAGTGCACTCGTAGGCCGGGCAGCAGGCGAAGAAGGCTGAGCTATTTTGATCGATGAGACCACGGTGCCCTGGGACAGGTGTGACGTGGGGAAAGCAGGAGGTTGGGTTGGAGCCCCTCCTGGAGACCAGACTGGAGAAACGGGAGTTACCGGTTGGGAGGCTGAGGACTTGACTCCAGGTTTTGGAGCAACAGGAGGTGGGGTCTTTTGCTTAGCAGAGGGGCTTTGCATGAAATTACAAGCCTCTGCGCCTAAGCTGAGGTAGTCTTCTTCGGGTCCAGAATCACCTCCAGCTCCAGTGCCCCGTTTGCCTTCTGAAGTTTGAAGAAGTGACAAGAGTTCAGGGTTGGGGCTTACTTTGGGCTCTTTAAAGGTGAACATGGGTTTTGTCGTGCTTCTTCTCTTGGCCTCCTGCAAGATGCCTGTTCTTTTCGCCGGCACCGCGATCCTCTCATCGCGGGACGCTATTCGCTCGGAAGAATCACAGAAGGCTGGCTGGGCCCACGGGGCAGGCTGGGGCCACGGGGGGGGCTGTGCTGGGCCAGCTGTTGGGCTGGACACCCCTCTGGAGAAAGCATCAGGAGGAGGAGGGGTGACCGCAGAGTAAGGTGGAGGTGCGGGGAAGTCAGCGATGGGACTTGTCACATTTCGGGTTGGGGAGAAGGGGTCTGCCGGCTGGTGCACGGCCCCCGGGAAGGGTTTTGCCGTTCTGTTCACAGGGATCATCCTTTGGGCCTCTGCTGTCTCAGGCACCCCACTGAAGCCGTTCTGTTGCAGCGCGTGGGCAACCCTGTGACTCACCTCTACGTAGCTTCTGTTCACAGAGCCCTGCACTCTCACCgactcttcttctttcctttggtAAGAAGTCACGGTCCTCAGGCCAGCTGTCTGCACGGCATCTGGTTCTGGGCCTGGCATCCCaccccctctctcctcctctttttGGGCGCTGATCTGATccatcctctccctcctcttGGCAAACATAAGGGCCCCCTTGCCTGTGGTGTCCGGCAACAGCTCCATCTTGTCGTCCCTGCTCAGTTTCTTTTCAATGTCCACGAGTCCAGAATCCCAGTCAAAGTTCACAACTCGTGCGCTGTCGTCAATGTCAGACAGTAACTCTTCATCCACCTCTGACTCACTCGTGCCCAGAAACGCTACTTCACATGTGTCCTCTCCGTCGCCCTCTTCCTCGCCCTCTGCCTCTCGCTCAAGCTCTCCAGTACCGTAGCTGACCAAGGTGTATTTTCTGGCCCTCCGACGTCTCTTCTTAAACATCAACACCCCCTTGGAGTTGGGGTTGGGAGCTTCTGTTAGAAGGAGGGCAATGCTTTTGCATTTAGATTTTGCCTCTTTCACCTGCTTTTCTGACAGGCTTTCACTTCTCCTGAGCCCTAGAGAAGGTGAAAAATAGAGATTGAGTGGATGAGTTCAAGGCAGACTCTGCAACAAACCAGAACTTCCTAATTAAGTATTCTTCTTCTCTGCTATGACTCTTTCCCTCTATCTTGGGGAAAAATGAATATGTTAAAAACgttctgggcgggccatggtggctcagcaggcaagaatgctcgcctgccatgccagaggacctgggttcgattcctggtgcctgcccatgttaaaaaaaaaaaacaaaaaatgttctgACATTTGGATATTGAATTCTGAAAGGACCCAACacacttctcttttttatttctttttaaaatgtatactgCTATAATATTACGCAATAACACATATAAGAACATGTAACGCcctgtttcatttattcatgtaaACACTTTTTATATGCACATATTAGAATATATGCTTTGTCTGTTTGTTTCCCTATGGCATCGTTACAGTTTAATGATAAAAATTGGCTAGAAAATGTCAGTTAATAGgatgtaattaaaattaaaaaggaaataattcaagGGCATAATATTCTCAGAAAAATAAGTGAAGCCATACCTTGTATTtctatattgaaaaaataaaatgtaaatataaatctGTTTTCAAACATCGTAAAAAGGGAGGGGTTTcaggaaaatttttatttacttaattgtGTCAATGTAATGAATTTAGATATTTAGGTGCATTCACAGCTACTGAATTAATATAAGTTCAAACACTGAATTAATATTTTAGGATACCAAATCTATAATTATTAATAGTTCAGAATACTAGATTATTGtgaaatttataagaaattttaGCTACAAAGGTGTCTAGAGAAATTTGTTTGTAAATATATTCCCATTTGGGAAATATAATACAAACTTGAATGCAGCAAGCATAAGCATAATTCTtggtcaaattttaaaaatatttgaacaatgaCCCTTTTAACTAACTGTAAATACTGATGCAGAAATTAAATCATCTAAAACTAGAAttcaacagttttaaaaatatcacattaaTGTTTACAATTTTACTTTATAATTATtgttataaaaaatgaattgGTGGCAAATGAATTCATAGCATCAATTAATTATGATCATGTTTTCATGATAATTCAAATGAACATGATCTGCAAACAATTTTGAATTTCTCAAAATAGCTAAAGAGCAGTtcagaaaaaaagttttgaaCATTGTAAGATTGAAAATGAGCTCTTTTTgtcacaggttaaaaaaaaaagtcagacttAATGGTtaactttcaaaagaaaatataaccaGAGAAAGAATTTCTATAAAAGAGTTGCAGACATTCACTGATGATCAAATGCTGTATAGACAATAAACTGAAAAGTGCAGTCATTACCAAAGCAATTCCTTTTTGACTGGTGTTATACAACTTATTATAAAATTGACAGTCACAGTTGCACAGTTGTTGCTAACTTCACTGCCAACATGTAAAGTATGTGAATGCTGTCTTAATACTCTTGTTTAATATGCTATAAATGTGAAGATGGCATACAGATGCTTAAAGTATAAGGAATGGCTAACAGCACTTGCCAATAAAGCTACAAATGGTTATGCTAAAAATATGCTTTGAAAGGAATAACAATAGATTAGAGGAAATATTACACTACTTTGAATAGCCCTAGTTCCTTGCTGGTGTGTATCGTTCATATATTCAAGTACCTTTGCTGGTCAGCCTTTACATCCTCAAATGAAATTCctacatttggaaaaaataaataaacatgaaagaaaacaaacaagcagaaaatcataaaacttaATGGCAATCCTTATTCTTATTCTCCTTTCTGTCCTTATTCCCTTGGGCAAGACAAGAAATGCCACAAAAAGCgcaatgtaaatatattttatgtgtgGGGCATTTAAATGTGCCTCCACATGGATCTGGAGCCTGACTTCTGTGTCTAGAAGGTAGATGAAACGCTTTTCAGTCCAGTGGGGACTTACAGAACAGGAGGATCACGTAACTGCTCAATATTGCACATGCCCTTGTCTGTCAAACTCGCTTCTGCAAGCATCATCAAGCAGCacaatgattctttttttctttcaaaactagGATCTGCTTTTAATATCAGTGGTGGAGCCTGGAGTTTATAGACACCTCTTGGTAGCAGACTCAATCGTTTTTGACATTTAAAGTCAGAGTCCACatgacttcaaaaaaaaaaaaatctcttgtgTTGTAAAGTGAAATATAGTAAGattctaaaaacaaataaaaaatgatactGACAAGTCATTTTCTTTACCAGCTCCTACACCTTTGGGAGTAGAAAAGAGGTGCATCGAAAACATTTGAATCTATAAGAAAGTTCAGAATATACTGCCTCCAACTTAAAAATTAGTATCCCCCCACTATTTCAAGTTTGTCGTTTTGTCATGtcattaaaatggattttttaaaaaaggcaataagaaatataagaaatatcttaaaaagaaaaataaaatccatgcaGGCAAAGCAGCAGCAAAATTGTCCTAAACTACGAAGCCCCTTCTGACAACCCAACCCCTGACCCAGGGCAGGACTTACTCGCGTGCCTCGCTCGGTGCTTGGTAGGTCTGCTCTGATCCCTTTCCGAGTGCGACTCTTCTCCCTGCCCTGTGCCTTCTGATGAGACTGCAAAGGATACCAGAGAAGGAGGTGCCTCTGACTGCCCTCCTTCCGCGGGAGAATCCGCACACCCCTTTCCAGCCTGCAGCCTGCACCCTGCCGTCTTCTGCCTGTCAGAGCAGTCCAGGATCACTTCCACTCGGGGCAGTCCCACGTCTCCTGCTGCCTTTCCCTGGCTCCCTCTCAGCTCCCTGCTGCTGGAGAGCCGGATGATCTTGCTGGATCTCCGGGAAGGTTCCCTTTGCTCATCAGCGGGGACTGAATTGATGTGGACAGTCCCGTCGTGTTGTAAGTTAGAGCCTGGCACAAGAGACTTAGATCTTTCAGCTCCGAAGAGAGCCAGGACAGGGACACTCGTGTCCTCGGGTCTCTCCCGAGGAAGGGAAAGTTGCAGCTCAACCACGGTGCCTGGCCGCCCCGCCTCTGCCTCCTCCTTTACGAGGCCCTGGTCTGTGAAGCATATGCTGCGGGAGGCCGGCACTTGGGGAGCCATTTGATAACTCAGGCCtgtctctccttcttcttttctagCCCCCGAACAGTCGGGACCGCTTCCCTGGTCCTCGGGGCGGGGAGCTCCGCTCCTGAGTGAAGCGATGTAGAGCTCTCTGCACTGTGTCTTTGCAGCTGGCCGAATCTGCAGGGTGGTGCTTTCCACGGACCCCTCGTGCGGGAGATGCTCATGGTTTTTATGTTCCGTTCCAGTGATCAAAGTCTCATTTATTCCACTGGATGGTCTGCACACAGAAAAATAACCCCAGACAGTTAAATCAGAGGGTTTTACACCTGCCAAAGAATTTCTGACACTTTTATGATGTCTAATGCATGACACAGTCGAAATATTTCCTCCAAAATATCAACTACAACATATTTGAAAGCAGACACTGGCAACACGTTCTTCTTATCATTTAAAGGTCTCCCAAATACACTTTTCCTTAAAGCACCATAAAATGTTTACAGGCGACTATGAAACCTACATCCATCCTAAATTCAGTTTTTACTCCCAAAAAGCATGGGTTACGGCTCCATGATATCTTTTATCTGtaaattatttggattttttttttttaaaaaaccccaCATTTGCTATCATGTAGCAAAGCATTACTGTCGATGTCTTACACACGGACTTTTTCAGTTTTGGCCGGAACATTGTGAAGTCATCTAATCATATTCAGCATCTTCATAGCAATCTTAGTTTACAGATAATTCAAGTTATCCTTTCAGAGGCTGTACTTTCTTGAAAGGAATGAAATAGAAGCTGTTTTTGAAGCTCCAGTGAGTATGTGTTTTGTAATAAGTGGACCCCAGCCGAGTACTCTTGTGTAAAGAGAAATCCTTTCCATGATGCAATGATTCATTAAGTCACGGAGTATTTATAATCTGAGATGTCTCCCTATCTCTTATTTGAACCTCTCTTGGAACATTTTCCTCATAGGATATCCGAAGTCTCCCCTACGCTGAGGAGGCCAGGGCTGTTCACCAGAGTCCTTTGATTTTGACCTTAACCCTTCTCAGTTTGGTTTTGCAAACTTGGCTTTGGGAGAAGAGGAAATGTCAATTTAGGGAGTAAACAACTTTCCAAAACTCTAATTTAAACTCTAAATGCTTTTTGGAAGGAAGTGTCATTCACAGGACAGCTGTGGGAAATGCCTGCATCTCTCACATTAGTTTAAGTTTCTTTAAGGAACAGCAGTGACTCCCTCTGCCTCTTTACTTCTTCTTTAAAATGCACCCTGACCAATGCAGGAATCGTCAGTTACAGGGAGCCAGCCCCCTACTTGTTCTTCTCAGAGGGATTTACCTTGGAATTTAGGTGTTAGAATTTCAgaccaattttcaaaatatttactcctAACTTTGCTTTTGACTGTATTTggctaaacaaaacaaaacaaaaaaaccctaacaAACAAAATCCAGCTTTCTCTATGCAAGTAATCTGTAAAGCTTCCTGGTAATTATAGTATTCTAAAAACATCGGAGCTATGCCATAAAGCATAGGCGGTGTCAGCAAATTAGATCTTTCTTATATAGGAAATGACGAGCAAACTCTATTAAGTTGAATTTGAGGGTACCAAAAGATCAAAGAGTTTTAATTTAGGAAATCTTTGGACTGGAAATAGATTAAATCACTTTGAATTATGTTAGCAATCAGTTatgaagctgagaaagaagcagTTTAATTCATTTCAGTTTTATTGACTGGAGTACAGGCAAATGTAACTGAGGTAGAATGTATATACCggaataaaaatcataaaaacgctagagagagagagaggttaaaACTTCACACCTTAAAACacacatttcctttcattttacatAGAGTACTTAATTCCACGATTTATATGCCATaacataatcttttattttttatatttataattctaataaaatttaaaataatagagaCTTAATGGGttaaaaaagtcttttaaaatagtCTGACCCAGCTATCTCTGGGCAATAGTCCAGGAAAAGTAAGATGCTTGTCCTCTAGTGATAGAAGACAGTTATTTAAGTGAGAGAAATATCTAATTACAGGATACATTGTCCAGATATCCAGAATGGATGATGCTGATGATAATTGTAATTACGGCTTTGGGGCTGATTTTAATTTGGAATTCCATTTTGCATCCCACCaactaattatttattttgcaaaaaaagtcaaaattacATACTTAAAAGAACATAATAACCTTGATTCCAGTGATCTAAAATAGTAGACagctagttcatttatttctgaaagtgaATACATACCTAATACTGATTTAAACCACCAAGGATTTTCCCCATGATTACCACTATAATCAAAACAAGAATTAGGAGGGGATATCCCAGATGACAGATATGCTGTAAAATATTGGCCCTATTAAATCagtagaaggaaataaattagaaaagagTCCTTCCCACATTTTGGATATAATTAAACTTTTACAAAAGTGGAAGGCTTCAAATATCACAGAGTTATACCTAATAAAGGCGAATGCTGACTATACTTGCAAACAACTATGGTGTCCCTTTTAAAAGTGAATAGCagctttataaataaaaatgatactaAGGCCTTAAACACTGGACTCGATGGGTATATATTTAGGCGAAATATTCTAAGAATATTGCtagatttcctttattttcataagatttgggCCATAATGAGTTCATGTTTATACAGAAGTAGGATCAAACTGAAAGGTTATCTGAGAGTGATGCTGCTTATAGGGTTTCTGCAACGTTGAGGCAGACCTCTGTCACATGAAGGCAGTGTAAGGATTCTGCACGAGATGTCCTGTGACATCTTCCACAGGCTGTTTGCCAGGAAGGCAGAACTATCTTTTCCAGATTTGTTATGATGCAATGGAAAGGCTGCAGTCATGAAGTCAATGCAGACTGCTCTGTGATTTGCGTTCTGTAAACACGTGGATGCTATGGTGTTTTGTTGTTCCTGCCCtcgttgttgttttcttttatttttatgtttaaagttTACTTCTGTATTTTTAAGCAATTAGTTTGGGTGGGTTGTATTTGGGAGATGGAATTGATAGATGACTTGCCTTGATAATCCAAAAACTTTATTCTAAGAACCTGCTTCTGCCCAACCCCAAATATTGGGTTTTACTGAAGGTCCTGGCAAGCAAGAATTTGGctgctttaaatttatttttgttctttctcttttctgaggCATCCTCTCTATGAAAAATTATTGTACGGTATAGTGGTTTAACAGTTATGCATTTTAAACTCATCTATGAATATGGAAGTGATCCCGATCCACGACAAAATCTTTATCTATGAGAAGTATTAAATGGTCAACATATCAAGTTTTCTAAGAAAGGAGTCTGGTATACCTTACCAGCATTTTCAACGATGTGCTAAACACAAAGACCTCACACTAACTGTCAATTAACCAGAAAGTTCACTTGATCAGACAGCCATTTTTCAAACACGGTACACTGTCCATGTTTAGCTCTCCTGACATTCTCCAAAGAACTCCCAATCTCCCCATAAGTGACAAATCATGTGTGCAGGAGAACCTACAATGGCTCTCATCAAACTTCGATATAAAATGCATTTCTGGAAACTCTTTTGTACCTTTTGATGAGCATTTGGAGTGAGTCTGTTATGCTTTCCATGAGCTTAATGACTTCTGGGTAGGTGAGGCCTGCACAAAGGTTGCCATTGATAGAAACCACTTCGTCCCCCTCACGGAGCCCAGACCCAGAGGCTTTGCTCTGACTTCGAATCTGAGTGGAGTGAAAAAGGAGTCAGTCGTTAGAATCATTTAACTTGTAAAAATCGTGCCAACATATGTGAGAAACTTTTATTTCACAGAGGTAAATAGATCTGAATACTATAAAATCACccctgatattaaaaaaaattttttttgtatactgtagtcacatttcattctttttccgtgcaAGTATCCTGTTACatccacaccatttgttgaattttttgtttgtttgtctttggaAAGTGCGTGGCCGGGGATCGAACTGGGTTCTcccgtatggcaggcaagaattctaccactgaactactgttgcacccccccacccctgatTTTAATTTACCTGTTAATCTATAAGATGACctccaatattttccttttgcctctctcaatctcaatctctctctctctctcacacacacagtaTATATTATCACCATAACTTCAACATTCAATCCATACCATTTTaagtaaacaacaaaaaaggaaagcaaataaatgggaaaggaaatagaatataagaaagaaaatagagaggaTGGGGAAAGAAGACATTTGATGTTAGAATTTatgattcattaaaaataattatttcacattAATTATGAAGTTTGAACCCAATCAGAAAATGACATCTGCCATTGCAATAAGTTTTAACACATACAGTCCCTTTGCAATTCCAGGTTTAAGGGTAATATTGACTTCTTGCTTTTAATCTCTAGTGTCTCACCATCTCTTCTTTGTTCCCTGAACCCTGTCTTCAGTCATCACATTAAATTATCTGTATTTACTCCTTTTAGCATGCCATCTATTTTCTCATGGGACTTTAAATGATACTAAtgtatagattttattttatgatgtgAGTTCAATAATTCTCAATGAACTTTTGTATCATGATCATGTTATCTTAAGTTAAAGAACACTTTAAGATAATACTCTAGAAATTTTTTCACCAAGGGTGGACCCTCTCTCATTATTAAGATCAAGAGTCAGTGTTCAGAGAGTTCAAAACCAGAGAAGCAGCAGTTCCTAAAGAATATTTTCATAGCCAAGCACATTTCTGATTGGGCGAGCAACATACTTCAGTTTATCTCTAATAGCTCCCCATGAATTCCTGCTAAGGTCTTAAATGCTAATGTTAACTTGTATAGGTTTAAAGTTTATGTTTCCAAGTGCATGCACATTTTAAACAACAGTCTTAGAAACAAAAGTATACCTTTAAGTCCCAAAACAGTGGTGCTATTGTGAAATGAGAAGTGATTCGGTTAGTTTTGATTTGGTAAGGcgtttctttttattgtcaaaaTTACAATCTATAGAAATCCTTCCTGTTTTCTGACAtcaatttcattacttttttttctttagaagaacatacttattatgaaatattaaatGAACTTAATTACTTCCAAGGACATAAGGAAATAAGGAAACAACAAAAGCAGTGGTGGAAGAGAAAATTCATCTAatgtttaaaatatctatttaactgctgaatatatttgttttgttttgtgtttcctgaaatatttaaaataaaggatCATGAGACAGGAGTTGTAACTCAAGGATAAAACAATACCCCAAAATGAACATTCAAGTTAGGAGTAGAGTTATttggtcacatttcatttatttaaattcctttttgtaATATAAGATTTGGTAGATAATAAAGCATATTTCTGAAGCGTAAAACCATTTATCCAATGGATTCAGATGTGCTTGActccaaactgaaaaaaaacatattcatCCTTTGGAGACTGAAGACATTGTTAGGCTAACAAAACAGACATGTCATCAGATTCTGTACCCTGTAAGACCCAATTTCTGTGGTGAGGATTCCCTTTATCAGCAACAAATTGTTCTCAGTTTTAAGCAGTTTTGTGAGCTTGCAgagtgatgaaaaataaataaatcctcatCTTAGCAGAGCTGTCTATCATTTAAACATGTGTTCCTTAACAGGCAGAGTGGAGTTTATCATTATGCCTGCCAGGTAGAGTTCTGCGTGGTTTCCCAATAAGCAACGCTATCATGGCAAGAGTTGTTAGTATTCCTTCGGAGCTTATATCCTGAGTCCATATTCAGAACACACTGCTATGATTGTATTTCACTGACCTTTAACATTTGACTAAACAGCAGATATAGTTTTCCCTCAAGAACCATGTTACATTTGGTGATACTTTCCTTGCCAGAAAAGTTTTTCTGAAAGATGaatctttctccattttttttttttcccatgggcaggcacggggaatcagtctctggcatggcaggtgagaattctgcctgctgagccactgtggccctcccctTTCTCCACTTTTAAAAGAACTATTAAGTTAAACAAAGATGTGTTACTAGTCTATTAGACCTGAACATGTTCATTGCCATCATCAGTTCTGCCAAGATAATCAACCTTATTCATGGGTGTCCTATGAAGGATAAACACTTATCAGTGCGCACAAGTGCTTATCTTAGATtgtatataattacatattttataatttgtataattgtgtattattatttatttgagtaAAAATTCTAACTTCTGTAAATGTTCTTTacttgtgaaatttttttttgtatgctgtatggcatagtcatatttcattctttctccatgtgagtatactgttattgcagcaccatttgttgaattttttgtttgtttgtttgtttttgttggtttctttgtttatttgggaagtgcatgggccaggactAGAACCTggactcccacatggcaggcaagaactgaaCCACCGAaccaccctcaccccccccccccgccccttaCTTGTACAATTTTAATCGGTATTAAAGATACATTTAGTCACAAAAACAAGTTATTTGTAATAACAGCTCTATTAGTGAATTTATCAACCAGTTTTCTCTTTAGGCTATTAAACCTAGATTCATAAAAATACATGTTCTAGTGGAAAGAGTTTAGACTTGGAGGTATAAAGACACAAATT is a window encoding:
- the SYNPO2 gene encoding synaptopodin-2 encodes the protein MGTGDCICISMSGGAPWGFRLQGGKEQEQPLQVAKIRSQSKASGSGLREGDEVVSINGNLCAGLTYPEVIKLMESITDSLQMLIKRPSSGINETLITGTEHKNHEHLPHEGSVESTTLQIRPAAKTQCRELYIASLRSGAPRPEDQGSGPDCSGARKEEGETGLSYQMAPQVPASRSICFTDQGLVKEEAEAGRPGTVVELQLSLPRERPEDTSVPVLALFGAERSKSLVPGSNLQHDGTVHINSVPADEQREPSRRSSKIIRLSSSRELRGSQGKAAGDVGLPRVEVILDCSDRQKTAGCRLQAGKGCADSPAEGGQSEAPPSLVSFAVSSEGTGQGEESHSERDQSRPTKHRARHARLRRSESLSEKQVKEAKSKCKSIALLLTEAPNPNSKGVLMFKKRRRRARKYTLVSYGTGELEREAEGEEEGDGEDTCEVAFLGTSESEVDEELLSDIDDSARVVNFDWDSGLVDIEKKLSRDDKMELLPDTTGKGALMFAKRRERMDQISAQKEEERGGGMPGPEPDAVQTAGLRTVTSYQRKEEESVRVQGSVNRSYVEVSHRVAHALQQNGFSGVPETAEAQRMIPVNRTAKPFPGAVHQPADPFSPTRNVTSPIADFPAPPPYSAVTPPPPDAFSRGVSSPTAGPAQPPPWPQPAPWAQPAFCDSSERIASRDERIAVPAKRTGILQEAKRRSTTKPMFTFKEPKVSPNPELLSLLQTSEGKRGTGAGGDSGPEEDYLSLGAEACNFMQSPSAKQKTPPPVAPKPGVKSSASQPVTPVSPVWSPGGAPTQPPAFPTSHLSQGTVVSSIKIAQPSSPAARPTSALHLAGPFKGPQAAVASQNYTAKPVAPTPTVNAAHSGAGAPSSELPGMSGKGAQLFAKRQSRMEKYVVDSDTVQAHAARAQSPSPSLPASWKFSSNIRAPPPVAYNPIHSPSYPLAAVKSQPSGPQASKPSKKKGKKPLNALDVMKHQPYQLNASLFTFQPPEAKNVLPQKSSVKISSVPALKQTLPPRPVNAGSPTSMQASSVYSVPAYTSQPSFFAEATLPVSASPMPAGTPTSPKQESVSSSYFVAPRPKFSAKKSGITVQESGRSLSLPGRPVPPTISTTSRWVYQPAYSYSSKPMDGFKKANKRLTPWEAAAKSPLGLVDDAFGPRNIQESIVANVVSAAQRKVLAGSPEDWKERVSYVPQARKANMSSFGRQEYGVASLPSHSMFPTSQYGSQLAYAYYRQPSRNDSEIMSMETRSEYCLSMSDCNYNPHPWGWRRQT